AGTATGGCGCCAGGCAGAGAAGTACAAGGTCCCCAGAATAGCGTTCATCAATAAGATGGACAGGGTAGGCGCTGATTTCTTTATGAGTGTCAATTCCATGATCAGCAGGCTGGGAGCTAATCCTGTTATCTTCCAGATGCCTATCGGAAGTGAGGATCAATACAAGGGTTCTGTTGACCTCGTAAAAATGAAGGCATATATATATGATGCTGAAGATCTTGGAGCTACATATCGCGAATGTGATATACCCGATGATTTAATTCCAATGGCTATTCAATGCAGGGAGAAGATGATCGAGGCTCTTGCTGATGTTGATAATGAGATAATGGAGAAGTTCCTGGCAGGGGAAGATGTCGATAGCGCCCTTTTGATGAAAGCTCTGAGAAAAGGCACCAATGACTTAAAGATTACCCCGGTAATTTGCGGCACAGCATTTAAAAATAAAGGGGTTCAGCAGCTTCTTGATGCAATTGTAGACTTCCTGCCTTCTCCTTTAGATGTCCCGCCAATAATGGGAATCGACCCTAATACGGACGCTGAGTTAGTTAGGAGACCTGATGACAGCGAACCGTTCTCTGCTCTTGCATTTAAGATAATGACCGACCCGTTTGTAGGACAGCTTACTTTCTTAAGGGTTTATTCCGGTGTTTTAGAGACCGGATCATACGTTTATAACTCTTCGAAAGATGTGAAAGAGCGTATAGGCAGGCTTGTTAAGATGCATGCAAATAAGAGGGAAGATATTAAGGATGTACATGCAGGTGATATAGTTGCGGCAGTAGGATTAAAGAGTACCTTGACAGGTGACACTCTTTGTTCCGAGGACCATCCCGTGATCCTTGAAAAAATGGAATTTCCCGCTCCTGTCATATCTGTTGCAATCGAGCCGAAGACAAAGGCGGATCAGCAGAAGCTTTCTATCGCTCTTGGAAAACTTGCACAGGAAGACCCTTCATTTAAGGTCTCTTTTGATGAAGAGACCGCCCAGACGATTATTTCAGGTATGGGTGAACTTCATCTTGAGATAATAGTTGACAGGCTTATCAGGGAATTCAAGGTAGGAGCAAATATCGGAAAGCCTCAGGTAGCTTACAGGGAGACGATAAAAAAGAAAACAAAGGCAGAAGGCAAATTCATAAGGCAGTCCGGAGGCCGCGGTCAATACGGCCATGTTGTTATAGATATGGAACCGCTTGAGCCGGGCGGTGGGTTTGAGTTCG
The DNA window shown above is from Thermodesulfovibrionia bacterium and carries:
- the fusA gene encoding elongation factor G, producing the protein MTSISLDKTRNIGIMAHIDAGKTTTTERILYYTGVTYKIGEVHEGTAVMDWMVQEQERGITITSAATTCFWNDHRINIIDTPGHVDFTIEVERALRVLDGAVAVFDAVSGVEPQSETVWRQAEKYKVPRIAFINKMDRVGADFFMSVNSMISRLGANPVIFQMPIGSEDQYKGSVDLVKMKAYIYDAEDLGATYRECDIPDDLIPMAIQCREKMIEALADVDNEIMEKFLAGEDVDSALLMKALRKGTNDLKITPVICGTAFKNKGVQQLLDAIVDFLPSPLDVPPIMGIDPNTDAELVRRPDDSEPFSALAFKIMTDPFVGQLTFLRVYSGVLETGSYVYNSSKDVKERIGRLVKMHANKREDIKDVHAGDIVAAVGLKSTLTGDTLCSEDHPVILEKMEFPAPVISVAIEPKTKADQQKLSIALGKLAQEDPSFKVSFDEETAQTIISGMGELHLEIIVDRLIREFKVGANIGKPQVAYRETIKKKTKAEGKFIRQSGGRGQYGHVVIDMEPLEPGGGFEFVNKVVGGSIPREYISAVEKGVKEALENGVMASFPVVDVKVTLIDGSYHEVDSSEMAFKIAGSMAFKSGAKNASPALLEPIMVIEVVTPEEYMGDVIGDLNSRRGKIQSMQQRGPVQVITCLAPLSSMFGYATDLRSSSQGRANYTMQFEHYEEVPKNISEDIISKAKGE